One window from the genome of Acidobacteriota bacterium encodes:
- a CDS encoding benzoyl-CoA-dihydrodiol lyase (cleaves the ring of 2,3-dihydro-2,3-dihydroxybenzoyl-CoA forming 6-hydroxy-3-hexenoyl-CoA) translates to MDTALAVDPDKQTQFVDFQTHASRYQHWQLKFAGPIASLIMDTKEEGGIRPGYKLKLNSYDLGVDIELHDALQRIRFEHPEVRAVVLTSAKQRVFCSGANIYMLGSSSHASKVNFCKFTNETRNGIEDASRNSSIKFLAACNGTTAGGGYELALACDEIILIDDRSSAVSLPEVPLLGVLPGTGGLTRVTDKRKVRRDLADIFCTVPEGIQGQRAKDWRLVDEVVKPAQWNDHIQKRAQELAAHSDRPQNESGVELTPLKRSVDDHGYHYEHVDVTFDPEGRSATIAVRAPQSVTAKSLSEIKQAGASWWPLQMARELDDAILSLRTNELGLGLWILKTSGNADAVLEIDRQLIKHRGNWFVREVISMLRRTLARLDVASRSMYAVIEEGSCFAGTLFELALAADRSYMLNNSDNPEGTFIALSEINFDLCRDVETQSAAADVSRCCLLESVSGVPRLISRFYGDQKKIEALRALIGKKVSAEEAAEAGLITAAPDDLDWPAELRLAIESRVALSPDALTGLEANLRFAQPESMLTRIFGRLSAWQNWIFIRPNAVGQTGALKVYGSGNKAKFNWERV, encoded by the coding sequence ATGGATACCGCGCTCGCCGTTGATCCAGACAAGCAGACACAATTCGTCGATTTTCAGACGCATGCTTCCCGCTACCAGCATTGGCAGCTTAAGTTCGCCGGACCGATTGCCAGCTTAATAATGGACACGAAAGAGGAAGGGGGCATCCGTCCTGGATACAAGCTTAAACTGAACTCCTACGATCTAGGCGTTGACATCGAGTTGCACGATGCTTTGCAGCGCATCCGCTTCGAACATCCTGAGGTTCGCGCTGTGGTCCTCACCAGCGCCAAGCAACGCGTCTTCTGCTCTGGCGCAAACATTTATATGCTCGGCAGTTCATCTCACGCGTCGAAAGTGAACTTCTGCAAATTCACCAATGAGACGCGCAACGGGATTGAAGATGCCAGCCGCAACTCCAGCATCAAGTTCTTGGCGGCATGCAACGGAACCACCGCAGGCGGAGGCTACGAGCTGGCCCTTGCCTGCGACGAGATCATTCTGATCGATGATCGTTCTTCAGCCGTGAGCCTGCCTGAGGTTCCGCTGCTGGGCGTCCTTCCCGGAACGGGAGGGCTGACGCGTGTAACCGATAAGCGCAAAGTCCGCCGCGATCTTGCAGACATTTTTTGTACGGTGCCGGAAGGCATTCAAGGCCAGCGAGCAAAAGACTGGCGGCTGGTTGATGAGGTCGTGAAACCGGCGCAGTGGAATGACCATATCCAGAAGCGCGCCCAGGAACTGGCCGCGCACAGCGACCGTCCGCAAAACGAGAGCGGAGTGGAACTCACGCCGCTCAAGCGCAGCGTCGACGACCACGGCTATCACTATGAGCACGTCGATGTGACTTTCGATCCTGAGGGACGCAGCGCGACGATTGCGGTTCGTGCTCCGCAATCGGTTACCGCGAAATCCCTTTCTGAAATCAAGCAAGCAGGCGCGAGCTGGTGGCCGCTGCAGATGGCCCGTGAGCTCGACGATGCCATTCTGAGCCTGCGCACTAATGAACTTGGACTTGGTCTGTGGATTTTAAAAACCAGCGGCAATGCGGACGCGGTGCTCGAGATCGATCGTCAACTGATTAAACATCGCGGTAACTGGTTCGTCCGGGAGGTGATCAGTATGCTGCGTCGCACTCTCGCGCGGCTCGATGTCGCTTCCCGATCGATGTATGCCGTCATTGAAGAGGGCTCCTGCTTTGCCGGAACGTTGTTCGAGCTGGCTTTAGCCGCCGATCGCAGCTACATGCTGAACAATTCCGATAATCCTGAAGGCACGTTCATCGCGCTGTCGGAGATTAATTTCGACTTATGCCGGGATGTAGAGACGCAGTCCGCCGCGGCGGACGTCTCCCGATGCTGCCTGTTGGAATCAGTCAGTGGAGTACCGCGACTGATCTCGCGGTTCTATGGTGACCAGAAGAAGATCGAAGCTCTGCGTGCTCTGATCGGCAAGAAGGTTTCTGCGGAGGAAGCCGCTGAAGCAGGTTTAATAACCGCCGCTCCCGACGATCTGGATTGGCCCGCCGAGCTTCGCCTGGCGATCGAATCTCGCGTGGCGCTCTCACCCGATGCACTCACCGGTCTCGAAGCCAATCTTCGCTTCGCTCAGCCCGAATCGATGCTCACGCGAATCTTCGGTCGCCTCTCGGCATGGCAGAACTGGATTTTTATCCGTCCGAACGCAGTTGGACAGACCGGAGCGTTGAAGGTGTACGGAAGTGGGAACAAAGCAAAGTTCAACTGGGAGCGGGTGTAA